A genomic stretch from Vicinamibacteria bacterium includes:
- a CDS encoding LapA family protein, with protein MGIIKSFLILLVGAALATFLWSNYDQKVVIRFTDTFRTVEIPLAAALVASMMLGFVLAVALSLPNQFRLRSRIREMKRRIDRLENETSELRKLPLDDAIPAPRSGGPAPSSSKSAP; from the coding sequence TTGGGTATCATCAAATCCTTCCTGATTCTCCTGGTGGGAGCGGCGCTGGCGACGTTTCTCTGGTCCAACTACGATCAGAAGGTCGTCATCCGGTTCACCGACACGTTTCGCACCGTGGAGATTCCCCTTGCGGCTGCGTTGGTCGCCTCGATGATGCTGGGTTTCGTGCTCGCGGTCGCACTGTCCCTCCCCAATCAGTTTCGCCTGCGGTCGAGGATCCGTGAGATGAAACGCAGAATCGATCGCCTCGAGAACGAGACCAGCGAGCTCCGAAAACTGCCGCTCGATGACGCGATTCCCGCGCCTCGATCGGGTGGGCCGGCGCCGTCTTCGTCCAAGTCCGCTCCTTGA